One genomic region from Ptychodera flava strain L36383 chromosome 5, AS_Pfla_20210202, whole genome shotgun sequence encodes:
- the LOC139133653 gene encoding syntenin-1-like: MSLYPSLEDMKVDQMQKAQVQHHHAAQAAIAASQPAPGYPAQPGGPGYPTQPGGPGYPTQPPAAAAPQSSLYPSLEEYMGLNLTPEFVAQTMPVVARNPQPVAVRQTSGMVAPVSGNDNLGMRRAEVKQGVREIVTCKDGDGRIGLRVRAVSKGVFVQFVHKNTPAALAGLRFGDQILQINGENVAGWDTDKTMKYLKKCNPERIVFAVRDRPFERSITLQKDSAGYVGFVYKNGEITKIAKDTSAARNGLLIDHIMVEVNGQNVIGLKDSEISEIISVAGRTITLTIIPKFIYNHMMKSIGDSLVKKNMDHSIPDV, from the exons ATGTCTCTGTATCCATCTTTAGAGGACATGAAAGTGGACCAAATGCAAAAG GCCCAGGTCCAACATCACCATGCAGCTCAAGCGGCTATTGCAGCAAGTCAGCCAGCACCAGGCTATCCAGCACAGCCTGGTGGGCCAGGCTATCCAACACAGCCTGGTGGACCAGGATATCCAACACAGCCACCAGCAGCAGCAGCACCTCAATCATCATTGTATCCATCATTGGAAGAGTACATGGGACTGAATCTGACACCAGAATTTGTGGCACAAACCATGCCAGTAGTTGCCCGTAATCCACAG cCTGTTGCTGTGAGGCAGACATCTGGAATGGTTGCACCAGTGAGTGGCAATGATAACTTGGGTATGAGACGGGCTGAAGTCAAACAGGGTGTTCGTGAAATCGTAACATGCAAAGATGGAGACGGCAGAATTGGACTGAGAGTGAGGGCAGTCAGCAAG GGTGTCTTTGTTCAGTTTGTACACAAGAACACCCCAGCAGCCCTGGCCGGACTGAGGTTTGGTGATCAGATCTTGCAGATCAATGGAGAGAATGTTGCCGGATGGGACACAGATAAAACCATGAAATACTTGAAGAAATGCAATCCAGAGAGGATTGTCTTTGCTGTCAGAGACAG GCCATTTGAACGTTCAATCACACTGCAGAAGGACAGTGCTGGCTATGTTGGCTTTGTCTATAAAAATGGAGAAATCACCAAGATTGCTAAAGATACGTCGGCAGCAAGGAATGGACTGCTCATTGACCACATTATGGTTGAAGTCAATGGCCAAAATGTTATTGGATTGAAG GATTCCGAGATTTCCGAGATCATCTCAGTGGCTGGAAGGACAATCACACTCACCATTATTCCAAAGTTTATCTACAATCACATGATGAAGAG taTTGGAGATTCTCTCGTCAAGAAGAACATGGACCATTCCATTCCTGATGTGTAA